The following proteins are encoded in a genomic region of Ursus arctos isolate Adak ecotype North America unplaced genomic scaffold, UrsArc2.0 scaffold_32, whole genome shotgun sequence:
- the COL9A2 gene encoding collagen alpha-2(IX) chain, translated as MAAAAAPRSLLLLLQVLGLALAQIRGPPGEPGPPGPPGPPGVPGSDGIDGDKGPPGKAGPSGPKGEPGKAGPDGPDGKPGIDGLTGAKGEPGPVGIPGVKGQPGLPGPPGLPGPGFAGPPGPPGPVGLPGEIGITGPKGDPGPEGPSGPPGPPGKPGRPGTIQGLEGSADFLCPTNCPAGVKGPPGLQGVKGHPGKRGALGDSGRQGKPGPKGDVGASGEQGIPGPPGPQGIRGYPGMEGPKGETGPHGYKGMVGSIGAAGSPGEEGPRGPPGRAGEKGDVGSQGVRGPQGITGPKGATGPPGIDGKDGTPGIPGLKGNAGQAGRPGNQGHQGLAGVPGQPGTKGGPGDKGEPGQQGLPGFSGPPGKEGEPGPQGEIGPQGILGQKGDQGERGPVGQPGPQGRQGPKGEQGPPGIPGPQGLPGIKGDKGSPGKTGPRGSVGDPGVAGLRGEKGEKGESGEPGPKGQQGVRGEPGYPGPSGDAGAPGVQGYPGPPGPRGLAGDRGVPGLPGRQGVAGRDASDQHIVTVMMKMMQEQLAEVAVSAKREALGAVGMVGPPGPPGPPGYPGKQGPHGHPGPRGVPGIVGAVGQIGNTGPKGKRGEKGDQGEMGRGHPGMPGPPGIPGLPGRPGQAINGKDGARGSPGAPGEAGRPGLPGPVGLPGFCEPAACLGASAYASARLTEPGSIKGP; from the exons ATGGCCGCCGCGGCCGCCCCCCGCAGcctcctgctgctcctccagGTGCTCGGGCTCGCCCTGGCGCAGATC AGAGGTCCGCCCGGAGAACCGGGGCCCCCGGGTCCCCCAGGGCCGCCGGGAGTGCCTGGATCTGACGGCATCGAC GGTGACAAGGGGCCCCCCGGGAAAGCTGGCCCTTCG GGACCTAAGGGAGAGCCTGGCAAAGCAGGGCCGGATGGGCCAGACGGGAAGCCTGGGATTGAC GGTCTAACTGGAGCCAAGGGGGAACCTGGCCCCGTGGGGATCCCTGGAGTCAAG GGCCAGCCCGGGCTCCCAGGTCCCCCTGGCCTGCCG GGCCCTGGCTTTGCTGGACCTCCT GGGCCACCTGGACCTGTCGGCCTCCCGGGTGAGATTGGAATCACAGGCCCCAAG GGGGATCCTGGACCAGAGGGACCATCAGGGCCCCCAGGGCCACCCGGCAAACCG GGCCGACCCGGAACCATCCAGGGCCTGGAAGGCAGCGCGGATTTCTTG TGTCCAACCAACTGTCCAGCGGGGGTGAAAGGCCCCCCAGGGCTGCAGGGAGTGAAG GGGCATCCTGGCAAACGCGGGGCTCTGGGAGATTCTGGCCGCCAGGGGAAGCCG GGTCCCAAGGGAGATGTGGGTGCCTCTGGAGAGCAAGGCATCCCCGGACCACCG GGTCCCCAGGGCATCAGGGGCTACCCCGGCATGGAGGGACCCAAAGGAGAGACG GGTCCTCATGGGTACAAAGGCATGGTGGGCTCCATTGGTGCTGCCGGGTCACCA GGTGAGGAAGGTCCACGGGGGCCACCAGGCCGAGCTGGGGAGAAGGGTGATGTG GGCAGCCAAGGTGTTCGAGGACCCCAGGGAATAACAGGCCCGAAGGGAGCAACC GGCCCCCCAGGCATTGATGGCAAGGACGGGACCCCAGGCATACCTGGCTTAAAG GGCAATGCAGGACAGGCGGGGCGGCCAGGAAACCAAGGCCACCAGGGCCTAGCG GGTGTGCCGGGCCAGCCTGGGACAAAAGGAGGCCCGGGAGACAAG GGTGAACCAGGCCAGCAGGGCCTCCCTGGATTCTCTGGTCCTCCTGGGAAGGAA GGAGAGCCAGGACCTCAAGGAGAAATCGGACCCCAAGGCATCCTAGGGCAGAAG GGTGACCAGGGTGAGAGGGGACCAGTGGGGCAGCCAGGCCCTCAAGGACGGCAG GGCCCCAAGGGGGAGCAGGGGCCCCCCGGAATTCCAGGGCCCCAAGGCTTGCCAGGCATCAAGGGAGACAAG GGCTCCCCGGGGAAGACCGGACCCCGCGGCAGCGTG GGCGACCCGGGGGTGGCCGGCCTCCGGGGAGAGAAAGGCGAGAAG GGCGAGTCTGGCGAGCCGGGGCCCAAGGGGCAG caaGGAGTCCGCGGAGAGCCCGGCTACCCGGGCCCCAGCGGGGATGCGGGCGCCCCGGGGGTGCAGGGCTACCCCGGGCCCCCCGGCCCTCGAGGACTGGCTGGAGACCGAGGCGTGCCGGGACTGCCCGGGAGACAGGGCGTGGCG GGCCGAGACGCCAGTGACCAGCACATCGTGACcgtgatgatgaagatgatgcaAG agcAACTGGCAGAGGTCGCTGTGAGTGCCAAGCGGGAGGCCCTGGGTGCAGTCGGGATGGTGGGTCCTCCAGGACCCCCTGGGCCTCCCGGATATCCGGGCAAGCAGGGACCCCATGGGCACCCTGGCCCTCGGGGAGTTCCTGGCATCGTGGGAGCCGTGGGTCAGATTGGCAACACAGGGCCCAAGG gAAAACGTGGAGAAAAGGGTGACCAGGGAGAGATGGGACGCGGGCATCCCGGGATGCCTGGGCCCCCGGGGATCCCAG GACTCCCTGGCCGGCCCGGCCAGGCAATCAACGGCAAGGATGGAGCTCGAGGGTCCCCAGGGGCCCCGGGAGAAGCAGGCCGACCAGGCCTACCAGGCCCCGTGGGGCTGCCAGGCTTTTGTGAGCCTGCGGCCTGCCTTGGAGCCTCAGCCTACGCCTCTGCACGCCTCACGGAGCCTGGATCCATCAAAGGGCCATGA